A single region of the Streptomyces sp. NBC_00236 genome encodes:
- a CDS encoding ATP-binding protein, translating into MAPGSALIPRLMDLSPGTEALRYCFALPAQPESVAGARRLTRARLDEWRLDDDAHDAAVLIVSELVTNAVVHTASARVVCELRCLETRLRIAVQDQGHQPGGPRLGAGADDEHGRGLLLVDAMCSAWGSRDAGNGSGRIVWAELPHSSEHSC; encoded by the coding sequence GTGGCACCTGGCAGTGCGCTCATCCCCCGGCTCATGGACCTCAGCCCCGGGACGGAAGCGCTCCGATACTGCTTCGCGCTGCCCGCGCAGCCCGAGTCGGTCGCCGGAGCCCGGCGGCTGACGCGGGCCCGGCTGGACGAGTGGCGGCTCGACGACGACGCCCATGACGCGGCGGTCCTCATCGTGTCGGAACTGGTCACCAACGCGGTGGTGCACACCGCCAGCGCGCGCGTCGTGTGCGAGTTGCGCTGCCTCGAGACCCGGTTGCGCATAGCCGTACAGGACCAAGGACACCAGCCCGGCGGGCCACGTCTGGGCGCCGGCGCCGACGACGAGCACGGACGCGGCCTGCTGCTCGTCGACGCGATGTGCAGCGCCTGGGGGTCCCGCGACGCCGGGAACGGCTCGGGCCGCATCGTCTGGGCGGAACTGCCGCACAGCTCGGAGCACTCATGCTGA
- a CDS encoding MarR family winged helix-turn-helix transcriptional regulator, which yields MTDDIVASVVRQWQAVNPELDTGPMELIGRINRCSALLQQAEDAPLRGAGLTRAEFDLLGAVRRTDRELTPGELARETFSSGAAVTKRLRVLQERGLIARRSDARDRRVAHVGLTDEGRELVDGLLPQQLAYERAVLSGLDAESRDRLSAQLSELLVQLEGSIGGGRR from the coding sequence GTGACCGACGACATCGTCGCCTCGGTGGTACGGCAGTGGCAGGCCGTGAACCCGGAACTCGACACCGGGCCGATGGAACTCATCGGCCGCATCAACCGCTGCTCCGCCCTGCTCCAGCAGGCCGAGGACGCACCGCTGCGGGGTGCCGGACTGACCCGCGCCGAGTTCGACCTGCTCGGCGCCGTACGACGCACCGACCGTGAACTCACCCCGGGCGAGCTGGCCCGGGAGACGTTCTCCTCCGGCGCAGCGGTCACCAAACGGCTCCGGGTGCTGCAGGAGCGCGGCCTGATCGCGCGCCGCAGCGACGCGCGGGACCGCCGGGTCGCGCATGTCGGACTCACCGACGAGGGGCGGGAGCTGGTCGACGGACTCCTGCCGCAGCAGCTCGCGTACGAACGCGCGGTGCTCTCCGGTCTCGACGCGGAGTCCCGCGACCGGCTCAGCGCACAGCTCAGCGAACTGCTGGTCCAGCTGGAGGGCAGCATCGGCGGCGGCCGCCGCTGA
- a CDS encoding VOC family protein, giving the protein MKLTAPVPGGPCWIELSTSDVPAAKSFYTALFGWRTETDPREEAGGYTMAHLGNARVAALSPTYQPGQPPAWTVSFAVEDADATARKATAAGGSLLVGPMDVFEEGRFAVLADPSGAVFSLWQGRAFAGADLFNEPGTLGWTELATRASEPALAFYPDVFGWTVKASETYPQWGIAGEDFGGLLTMDENIPSEVPPHWLPYIAVADVDATAAAAQSGGGDLLMPPTDIASSRRIAVVRDPQGAAFGVYRAGDEG; this is encoded by the coding sequence ATGAAGCTCACCGCACCGGTGCCCGGCGGTCCCTGCTGGATCGAGCTGAGCACCTCCGACGTTCCGGCGGCCAAGTCGTTCTACACCGCACTCTTCGGCTGGCGGACCGAGACGGATCCGCGCGAGGAGGCGGGCGGCTACACCATGGCGCACCTGGGGAACGCCCGGGTCGCAGCCCTCAGCCCCACGTACCAGCCGGGGCAGCCGCCGGCCTGGACCGTGTCGTTCGCCGTCGAGGACGCGGACGCGACGGCCCGGAAGGCGACGGCGGCGGGCGGTTCGCTGCTGGTCGGTCCGATGGACGTGTTCGAGGAGGGCAGGTTCGCCGTCCTGGCGGACCCGTCCGGCGCGGTCTTCTCGCTGTGGCAGGGCCGCGCCTTCGCCGGCGCCGACCTGTTCAACGAACCGGGCACACTGGGCTGGACGGAGCTCGCCACCCGCGCGAGCGAACCGGCGCTCGCCTTCTACCCGGACGTCTTCGGCTGGACGGTCAAGGCCTCGGAGACGTACCCGCAGTGGGGCATCGCCGGGGAGGACTTCGGCGGTCTGCTGACGATGGACGAGAACATCCCGTCCGAGGTGCCGCCGCACTGGCTGCCGTACATCGCCGTCGCGGACGTCGACGCGACGGCGGCCGCCGCGCAGAGCGGAGGCGGCGATCTGCTGATGCCCCCGACGGACATCGCGAGCAGCCGCAGGATCGCGGTGGTACGCGACCCGCAGGGGGCCGCGTTCGGCGTCTACCGGGCGGGGGACGAGGGGTAG
- a CDS encoding FUSC family protein translates to MSHTSIRPRPSSFRRIPLAAPLRLARPSDMWFKPATSVVVATAIPNLVLYSLDRLDLVMYTMAGSLCALYGHNLPYARRAGTVVGVVLGMLAGLAVSLVTASLTGSTAVLIAVGALLAAGQKLLCDATRIGPPGPVIFTFVSSAALFSPQEMGQVPGHLALTLGAGAVSWLVTVAPALVRREGPERRATARALNAAAAYVAEPGHRTRRAAVAAVHAAWQTLLAAGRPTPVRTALERLVVHAETALTAHPGDTAADAGRLREWARQTRARGPVPTPPPAPGTAAEIFGVDAERTARRRVPGDGAVRALLHRLAPGSPLLPVAVRTLIGCALAGYICSAVGVGRPYWAIVTAASLYQANVMLSWNRTLQRTLGNLLGVLVFAAVLPAARMDPLALIGFCLLFGFAAEALITRNYWLGSVAVTPMALLVLEYAGSHPAGELIGDRILDTVIGAGVGFLAAVLVTNRRATGRVEQALADAEQARAHAVQTLAAPAPTHAALDAARRRLTGSLVELREAEDTAAGEWWQRALPQEAVLAAEQAGHRTLAATAKRLGTIAPAQENGAV, encoded by the coding sequence GTGAGTCATACAAGCATCAGGCCCCGGCCGTCCTCCTTCCGCAGAATCCCGCTGGCCGCCCCGCTGCGTCTGGCCAGGCCCTCGGACATGTGGTTCAAGCCGGCGACGAGCGTGGTCGTGGCCACGGCGATCCCCAACCTGGTGCTCTACTCCCTGGACCGCCTCGACCTCGTGATGTACACGATGGCCGGCTCGCTCTGTGCGCTGTACGGCCACAACCTGCCGTACGCGCGCCGTGCCGGAACCGTCGTGGGAGTGGTCCTCGGGATGCTCGCCGGGCTGGCCGTCTCCCTGGTCACGGCCTCGCTGACCGGTTCGACCGCGGTACTGATCGCCGTCGGCGCCCTCCTGGCCGCCGGGCAGAAGCTGCTCTGCGACGCCACCCGCATCGGGCCCCCGGGGCCGGTGATCTTCACCTTCGTCAGCTCGGCCGCCCTGTTCAGCCCGCAGGAGATGGGCCAGGTGCCGGGCCACCTCGCTCTGACCCTCGGCGCCGGCGCGGTGTCCTGGCTCGTCACCGTCGCCCCCGCGCTGGTCCGCCGGGAGGGACCCGAGCGCCGCGCCACGGCCCGCGCGCTGAACGCCGCGGCCGCCTACGTCGCCGAGCCCGGCCACCGCACCCGCCGCGCCGCGGTCGCCGCCGTGCACGCGGCCTGGCAGACCCTCCTCGCGGCCGGACGCCCCACCCCCGTACGCACCGCACTCGAACGCCTCGTCGTCCACGCCGAGACGGCACTCACCGCACACCCGGGGGACACCGCCGCAGACGCCGGCCGGCTCCGCGAATGGGCCCGGCAGACCCGGGCCCGCGGGCCCGTCCCCACACCCCCGCCCGCCCCCGGAACCGCCGCGGAGATCTTCGGCGTCGACGCCGAACGCACCGCCCGGCGCCGGGTCCCCGGCGACGGAGCCGTACGCGCTCTGCTGCACCGCCTCGCCCCGGGCTCCCCGCTGCTGCCGGTGGCCGTGCGCACGCTCATCGGCTGCGCCCTGGCCGGGTACATCTGCTCGGCCGTCGGCGTCGGCCGCCCCTACTGGGCCATCGTGACCGCCGCCTCGCTCTACCAGGCCAACGTCATGCTCTCGTGGAACCGCACGCTGCAGCGCACCCTCGGCAACCTCCTCGGGGTCCTGGTCTTCGCCGCGGTCCTGCCGGCCGCCCGGATGGACCCGCTGGCCCTGATCGGCTTCTGCCTCCTCTTCGGGTTCGCCGCCGAAGCCCTGATCACCCGCAACTACTGGCTCGGCTCCGTGGCCGTCACCCCGATGGCGCTGCTCGTCCTGGAGTACGCAGGCAGCCACCCGGCCGGTGAGCTCATCGGCGACCGGATCCTGGACACCGTCATCGGTGCCGGAGTCGGATTCCTCGCGGCCGTGCTCGTCACCAACCGCCGCGCCACGGGCCGCGTCGAGCAGGCACTCGCCGACGCCGAGCAGGCCCGCGCCCACGCCGTACAGACCCTGGCCGCCCCCGCGCCCACCCACGCCGCCCTGGACGCGGCCCGCCGCAGGCTCACCGGATCACTGGTCGAACTGCGCGAGGCGGAGGACACCGCGGCCGGCGAATGGTGGCAGCGCGCCCTGCCGCAGGAGGCGGTGCTGGCGGCCGAGCAGGCCGGACACCGTACGCTCGCGGCGACAGCGAAACGGCTGGGGACGATCGCCCCGGCCCAGGAGAACGGAGCGGTGTGA
- a CDS encoding cytochrome P450 gives MTSPFHYEPGEATGPVPPPECPAHGLGIGPGGVRRLYGPEAEQDPRGLYAKLRAEHGSVAPVLLHGDVPAWLVLGHSENLHMTRTPSQFSRDSRRWRALQDGSVAPDHPLAPIFTWQPICVFADGATHERQRGAVTDSMGRIDTRGVRRHVNRYSNRLVNDFCREGRTDLVTAFAERLPMMVMCAILGMPEEYNDRMVQAARDMTRGTATAVESNAYVLDALNRLVERRRREPADDFATWLVEHPADMNDKEVAEHLRLILIASYEATTNLIANVLRMVLTDPRFRARLSGGHMTVPEAVEQTLWDEPPFTAVFGRWAVGDTELGGQRIKAGDALIVGIAPANIDPVVRPDLDANMEGNRAHLAFSGGPHECPGQDIGRAIADVGVDALLMRLPDLELAVDESELRWVGNLMGRHLVELPAEFAPRAPQDDREPPSMGKPNPTRQDWEVQSAVRHVAPTPVRAPAPPEPAGTAPGVPPAGVTVAVDGSVDARTGEGSAAGMIPQQRRPAAPARLWRVVTRWWNGY, from the coding sequence GTGACATCCCCATTCCACTACGAACCCGGCGAGGCCACGGGGCCGGTTCCGCCCCCCGAGTGCCCGGCCCACGGCCTCGGTATCGGCCCCGGCGGCGTGCGACGCCTCTACGGCCCCGAGGCCGAACAGGATCCGCGCGGCCTGTACGCCAAACTGCGCGCCGAACACGGCTCGGTGGCGCCGGTGCTGCTGCACGGGGACGTACCCGCCTGGCTGGTCCTCGGGCACAGCGAGAACCTGCACATGACCCGTACGCCCTCACAGTTCTCCCGGGACTCGCGCCGCTGGCGGGCCCTGCAGGACGGCAGCGTCGCGCCGGACCACCCGCTGGCGCCCATCTTCACCTGGCAGCCGATCTGCGTCTTCGCCGACGGCGCCACCCATGAGCGCCAACGCGGCGCGGTCACCGACTCCATGGGCCGGATCGACACCCGCGGTGTGCGGCGCCACGTCAACCGCTACAGCAACCGGCTCGTCAACGACTTCTGCCGCGAGGGCCGCACCGACCTGGTCACCGCCTTCGCCGAACGGCTGCCCATGATGGTGATGTGCGCCATCCTCGGTATGCCGGAGGAGTACAACGACCGGATGGTGCAGGCCGCCCGCGACATGACCCGCGGCACCGCGACCGCGGTCGAGAGCAACGCCTATGTGCTGGACGCGCTGAACCGCCTCGTCGAGCGGCGCCGCCGCGAACCCGCGGACGACTTCGCCACCTGGCTGGTGGAGCACCCCGCCGACATGAACGACAAGGAGGTGGCCGAGCATCTGCGGCTCATCCTGATCGCGTCCTACGAGGCGACCACCAACCTGATCGCCAACGTGCTCCGCATGGTGCTCACCGATCCGCGCTTCCGGGCCCGGCTCAGCGGCGGGCACATGACGGTCCCCGAGGCGGTCGAGCAGACCCTGTGGGACGAGCCCCCGTTCACCGCGGTCTTCGGCCGCTGGGCGGTGGGCGACACGGAACTCGGCGGGCAGCGCATCAAGGCGGGCGACGCGCTGATCGTCGGTATCGCCCCCGCCAACATCGACCCGGTGGTGCGTCCCGACCTCGACGCCAACATGGAGGGCAACCGCGCCCACCTCGCGTTCAGCGGCGGCCCCCACGAGTGCCCGGGCCAGGACATCGGCCGTGCCATCGCGGACGTCGGCGTCGACGCCCTGCTGATGCGCCTGCCCGACCTCGAACTCGCCGTCGACGAGAGCGAACTGAGGTGGGTCGGCAACCTCATGGGCCGCCACCTCGTTGAGCTGCCGGCCGAGTTCGCGCCGCGCGCCCCGCAGGACGACCGGGAACCGCCGTCCATGGGCAAGCCGAACCCGACGCGCCAGGACTGGGAGGTGCAGTCCGCGGTACGGCACGTGGCGCCGACCCCGGTACGGGCCCCCGCCCCGCCGGAACCGGCAGGCACGGCGCCGGGCGTCCCACCGGCCGGGGTGACCGTGGCCGTCGACGGATCCGTCGACGCGCGGACCGGTGAGGGCTCCGCTGCCGGGATGATCCCGCAGCAGCGGAGGCCCGCGGCCCCGGCCAGGCTGTGGCGCGTCGTGACCCGCTGGTGGAACGGCTACTGA
- a CDS encoding GTP-binding protein, producing the protein MDFRNSDTITGPRSEDVLPTTATAAVKVVIVGGFGVGKTTMVGSVSEIRPLTTEETMTQAGVGVDDNFGVESKTATTVAMDFGRISISEELILYLFGTPGQERFWFLWNGLFEGALGAVVLIDTRRLEVSFDVIGRLEERGVPFVVAVNTFPDAPKHPVEALRSALDLPDEVPMIDCDARLRASSRDVLMTLMRYLHSLAVPLG; encoded by the coding sequence ATGGACTTCAGAAACTCTGACACGATCACGGGCCCCCGCAGCGAGGACGTCCTCCCCACCACGGCCACCGCCGCGGTGAAGGTCGTGATCGTCGGAGGGTTCGGGGTCGGCAAGACGACCATGGTCGGCTCGGTGAGCGAGATCCGACCGCTGACCACAGAAGAGACCATGACCCAGGCCGGCGTCGGCGTGGACGACAACTTCGGGGTGGAGAGCAAGACCGCCACCACCGTCGCCATGGACTTCGGCCGGATCAGCATCAGCGAGGAGCTGATCCTCTATCTGTTCGGCACCCCGGGGCAGGAGCGCTTCTGGTTCCTGTGGAACGGACTGTTCGAGGGCGCACTCGGCGCCGTCGTGCTCATCGACACGCGCCGGCTCGAAGTCAGCTTCGACGTCATCGGGCGGCTGGAGGAGCGCGGCGTGCCGTTCGTCGTCGCCGTCAACACCTTCCCCGACGCGCCGAAACACCCCGTCGAGGCGCTGCGCAGCGCCCTGGACCTGCCGGACGAGGTCCCGATGATCGACTGCGACGCCCGGCTGCGCGCCTCCAGCCGCGATGTGCTGATGACCCTGATGCGCTATCTGCACAGCCTGGCCGTCCCGCTCGGCTGA
- a CDS encoding carbohydrate-binding protein, which produces MRATGGADTWQEQSAKLPHTVTGAHDVYLVAAGGEKTAAVDWLTFRK; this is translated from the coding sequence GTGCGCGCCACGGGCGGAGCGGACACCTGGCAGGAGCAGTCGGCGAAGCTGCCGCACACCGTCACCGGAGCGCACGACGTGTACCTCGTGGCGGCCGGGGGCGAGAAGACCGCAGCGGTCGACTGGCTGACCTTCCGCAAGTGA
- a CDS encoding IclR family transcriptional regulator → MPIADTKGNRHLMEPARDYTIESLDTGLRLMRLFLTHDALTVSEAAGLLSIGRSTAHRVLSTLEGRGFATREPSGRGYSPGPELVRLGRPAGFGAPVRERVGAVLEDAARRTGETVLSTALIGDEVLVTDGRESGHPVRVMLERGGTRPAHATAGGKLLLSRMTAEQIRVLYPRERLDAVTPDTLTSRPELLAELGRIRDRGYATARDESVPGLHAVAVPLAGATWRDRLALVACAPACRGDEAALERRAGELLRSAARFGAPG, encoded by the coding sequence ATGCCCATCGCGGACACGAAGGGGAACAGACATCTGATGGAGCCGGCGCGGGACTACACCATCGAATCGCTCGACACCGGCCTGCGGCTGATGCGGCTGTTCCTCACCCATGACGCCCTGACCGTCTCTGAGGCGGCCGGGCTGCTCTCCATCGGCCGCTCCACCGCCCACCGGGTCCTCAGCACCCTGGAAGGACGCGGCTTCGCCACCCGGGAACCGTCCGGGCGGGGCTACTCGCCCGGTCCCGAACTGGTGCGGCTGGGCCGCCCGGCCGGATTCGGCGCCCCGGTCCGGGAACGGGTGGGTGCGGTACTGGAGGACGCCGCGCGGCGCACCGGTGAGACCGTGCTCAGCACCGCGCTGATCGGCGACGAGGTCCTGGTCACGGACGGCCGCGAGTCCGGTCATCCGGTACGGGTGATGCTGGAGCGGGGCGGCACCCGTCCCGCGCACGCCACGGCGGGCGGCAAGCTGCTGCTCTCCCGGATGACCGCCGAGCAGATCCGCGTCCTGTACCCGCGGGAAAGGCTCGACGCGGTCACCCCCGACACGCTCACGTCCCGGCCGGAGCTCCTCGCCGAGCTGGGCCGGATCCGTGACCGCGGCTACGCGACCGCCCGCGACGAGTCGGTGCCGGGCCTGCACGCGGTCGCCGTACCGCTGGCCGGTGCCACCTGGCGTGACCGGCTGGCACTGGTGGCGTGCGCGCCGGCCTGCCGCGGCGACGAGGCCGCGCTGGAGCGTCGCGCCGGGGAACTCCTCCGGTCGGCGGCGCGGTTCGGTGCGCCCGGGTAG
- a CDS encoding roadblock/LC7 domain-containing protein, with amino-acid sequence MIQQRGNMDWMLKELADDVPDIHQIVVLSADGLRIARHGGDPDVADRLAAACAGLQSLAAAVASEIPYSDGRMRLVVIEVTGGFFYLMAAGAGAYLAVLAGETVDAGLVGSRMRDMVVRIGAHLTSPPRHDGQAG; translated from the coding sequence GTGATCCAGCAGCGGGGCAACATGGACTGGATGCTCAAAGAGCTCGCCGACGACGTTCCGGACATCCACCAGATCGTCGTGCTCTCCGCGGACGGACTGCGCATCGCCCGGCACGGAGGCGACCCCGACGTCGCCGACCGGCTCGCCGCGGCCTGCGCCGGGCTGCAGAGCCTGGCCGCCGCCGTCGCCTCCGAAATCCCGTACAGCGACGGCAGGATGCGGCTCGTCGTCATCGAGGTGACCGGCGGATTCTTCTACCTGATGGCCGCGGGAGCCGGCGCGTACCTCGCCGTACTCGCCGGTGAGACGGTCGACGCGGGCCTCGTCGGATCACGGATGCGCGACATGGTCGTACGGATCGGCGCCCATCTGACGAGCCCGCCCCGACACGACGGGCAGGCCGGATGA
- a CDS encoding 6-phospho-beta-glucosidase, whose protein sequence is MKLTILGGGGFRVPLVYGALLADHAEGRVSAVTLYDTDVDRLTAMARVLTEQAEGIPDAPTVAATTELDEALRGADFVFSAIRVGGLAGRAADERVALDEGVLGQETVGAGGIAYGLRTVPVAVDLARRIARLAPQAWVINFTNPAGLVTEAMSRHLGDRVIGICDSPVGLGRRIARVLGADPDRARIDYVGLNHLGWVRGLYVEGRDELPRLLADPELLGSFEEGRLFGADWLRSLGAIPNEYLHYYYFNREAVRAYQDAEQTRGAFLREQQEGFYGRMKDPATPALATWDRTRAEREATYMSENRDVAGAGERDESDLDSGGYEQVALALMRAVARNEQTSLILNVRNGRTLAVLDADAVIEAPCLVDANGARPVAVDPLPYHAVGLVTAVKAVERAVLDAAASGSRADAVRAFALHPLVDSVSVARRLVDGYTKVHPGLSYLRREGPSSTRGGG, encoded by the coding sequence GTGAAGCTGACAATTCTGGGCGGCGGCGGGTTCCGGGTTCCCCTGGTCTACGGGGCGCTGCTCGCCGACCACGCCGAAGGCCGCGTCTCGGCCGTCACCCTCTACGACACCGACGTCGACCGGCTCACCGCCATGGCGCGGGTCCTCACCGAACAGGCCGAGGGAATCCCGGACGCGCCCACCGTCGCCGCGACCACCGAACTGGACGAGGCGCTGCGCGGCGCCGACTTCGTCTTCTCGGCGATCCGGGTCGGCGGCCTCGCCGGCCGGGCGGCTGACGAACGCGTCGCGCTCGACGAGGGCGTCCTCGGCCAGGAGACGGTCGGCGCCGGTGGCATCGCCTACGGACTGCGCACCGTACCGGTCGCCGTCGATCTGGCCCGCCGCATCGCCCGGCTCGCCCCGCAGGCCTGGGTCATCAACTTCACGAACCCCGCAGGCCTGGTCACCGAGGCCATGTCCCGTCACCTCGGCGACCGGGTCATCGGGATCTGCGACTCACCCGTCGGCCTCGGCCGCCGCATCGCCCGCGTGCTCGGCGCCGACCCCGACCGGGCCCGGATCGACTACGTCGGCCTCAATCACCTCGGCTGGGTGCGCGGGCTGTACGTCGAGGGCCGCGACGAACTCCCGCGCCTGCTCGCCGACCCGGAGCTGCTCGGCTCCTTCGAGGAGGGCCGGCTCTTCGGCGCCGACTGGCTGCGTTCCCTGGGCGCGATCCCCAACGAATACCTGCACTACTACTACTTCAACCGCGAGGCGGTCCGCGCCTACCAGGACGCCGAGCAGACCCGTGGCGCCTTCCTCCGTGAACAGCAGGAGGGCTTCTACGGCCGGATGAAGGACCCGGCCACACCGGCCCTGGCCACCTGGGACCGCACCCGCGCCGAGCGCGAGGCGACGTACATGTCGGAGAACCGGGATGTCGCGGGGGCGGGGGAGCGGGACGAGAGCGATCTGGACTCCGGTGGCTACGAGCAGGTCGCGCTGGCCCTGATGCGGGCCGTCGCCCGCAACGAGCAGACGTCCCTGATCCTCAACGTCCGCAACGGGCGCACCCTCGCGGTGCTCGACGCGGACGCCGTGATCGAGGCCCCGTGCCTCGTCGACGCGAACGGAGCCCGTCCCGTCGCCGTCGATCCGCTCCCGTACCACGCCGTCGGGCTGGTCACCGCGGTGAAGGCCGTCGAACGTGCGGTACTCGACGCGGCAGCGAGCGGATCACGCGCCGACGCGGTCCGCGCCTTCGCGCTGCACCCGTTGGTGGACTCGGTCTCGGTGGCGCGCCGGCTGGTCGACGGCTATACGAAGGTCCATCCGGGGCTGTCGTACCTGCGCCGGGAAGGGCCGTCCAGCACTCGTGGTGGTGGGTAG
- a CDS encoding sensor histidine kinase encodes MVRVESPPIDRETPVVRAVLLPVVVMAGATAAAVALVAEAARIPVVWCGAVATVVVAVLTAELARRSRTNRRQRAHYEQRITALERRIASHDEESVRISKELLPAAIHRLRVGNSPDEVLRDVVDGDEVYRHLPDAQRALVYTVLDIIDNEEATRDSAQRAFVNVARRVQAIVHRQASELREMEEHHGRNPDVFDDLLRIDHGTALIGRLADSIAVLGGARPSRQWPKPVPLFSVLRGAMSRILEYPRVDLHSIAKVAIIGTAVEPLIHACAELLDNATRYSPPQTRVHVTAVEVQTGIAIEIEDGGVSLSEEARARAENMLARAQAGSSMNDLGESPRLGMAVVGRLSRMYDLQVSLRQSAYGGVRAVLIVPRSMITTGPAPGIAHGIGATSRPTSDIDLADMKHVVPARSSRRKPSPVASRPATGPVAPEPRPVTPAVAMEDDVPVVTEWTSGGLPQRRSRGRAPLGSHNLPAQSTETGAGRSNAYGNGHGQANGKEPPPGIWLEAFTKAANGVPREPGADDDSDDAWDKGDLK; translated from the coding sequence ATGGTTCGTGTTGAATCACCACCGATCGACCGAGAAACACCTGTCGTCCGTGCCGTGTTGCTGCCCGTCGTCGTGATGGCCGGCGCAACCGCCGCCGCCGTCGCGCTGGTTGCCGAGGCCGCGCGGATACCAGTCGTCTGGTGCGGCGCCGTCGCCACCGTCGTGGTCGCCGTGCTCACCGCCGAACTCGCCCGCCGCTCACGCACGAACCGGCGGCAGCGCGCCCACTACGAACAGCGCATCACCGCGCTGGAGCGGCGCATCGCCAGTCACGACGAAGAGAGCGTACGGATCAGCAAGGAGCTCCTCCCTGCGGCGATCCACCGGCTGCGCGTGGGCAATTCGCCCGACGAGGTGCTGCGGGACGTCGTCGACGGCGACGAGGTATACCGCCACCTCCCCGACGCCCAGCGCGCGCTCGTCTACACGGTGCTGGACATCATCGACAACGAGGAGGCGACGCGTGACTCCGCGCAGCGCGCCTTCGTCAACGTCGCCCGCCGTGTCCAGGCGATCGTCCACCGGCAGGCCAGTGAGCTGCGGGAGATGGAGGAGCACCACGGGCGCAACCCCGACGTCTTCGACGACCTCCTGCGCATCGACCACGGCACCGCGCTGATCGGCCGGCTCGCCGACTCCATCGCCGTGCTCGGCGGAGCCCGGCCCAGCCGTCAGTGGCCCAAGCCCGTACCGCTGTTCAGCGTGCTGCGCGGTGCCATGTCGCGCATCCTGGAGTACCCGCGCGTCGATCTGCACTCGATCGCCAAGGTCGCCATCATCGGCACCGCGGTCGAACCGCTCATCCACGCCTGCGCCGAACTCCTGGACAACGCCACCCGGTACTCGCCGCCGCAGACCCGCGTGCACGTCACCGCCGTCGAGGTCCAGACCGGCATCGCCATCGAGATCGAGGACGGCGGCGTCAGCCTCAGCGAGGAGGCCCGCGCCCGGGCCGAGAACATGCTCGCCAGGGCCCAGGCCGGCTCCAGCATGAACGACCTCGGCGAGTCCCCCCGGCTCGGCATGGCGGTCGTCGGCCGGCTGTCGCGGATGTACGACCTCCAGGTGTCGCTGCGGCAGTCCGCGTACGGCGGTGTCCGCGCCGTACTCATCGTGCCGCGCTCCATGATCACCACCGGCCCCGCGCCCGGCATCGCCCACGGCATCGGCGCCACGTCGCGGCCCACCAGCGACATCGACCTCGCGGACATGAAGCACGTCGTCCCGGCCCGCAGCTCCCGCCGCAAGCCGAGCCCCGTAGCCTCCCGCCCGGCCACCGGACCGGTCGCTCCCGAACCCCGGCCCGTCACCCCGGCCGTCGCCATGGAGGACGACGTCCCCGTGGTCACCGAATGGACCTCCGGCGGACTCCCGCAGCGCCGCAGCCGGGGCCGCGCACCGCTCGGTTCGCACAACCTTCCCGCCCAGTCCACCGAAACGGGCGCCGGACGGAGCAACGCCTACGGCAACGGCCACGGTCAGGCCAATGGCAAGGAACCGCCTCCCGGGATCTGGCTGGAGGCGTTCACCAAGGCAGCCAACGGCGTGCCCCGGGAGCCCGGGGCAGACGACGACTCCGACGACGCGTGGGACAAGGGAGACCTGAAGTGA
- a CDS encoding DUF742 domain-containing protein: protein MSSSRRERRKADPALSDPERLYVITGDPDGSERAALDLVTMVVSKSQPTPTVQPEQAVILRLCQAPLSVAEISAYLSLPFSVVTSLLTELLATELIESRAPIVRATLPDRSLLEAVMHGLQKL from the coding sequence ATGAGTTCTTCCCGACGAGAACGCCGCAAGGCCGATCCGGCACTGAGCGATCCGGAACGGCTGTACGTCATCACCGGCGATCCCGACGGCAGCGAGCGGGCAGCGCTCGACCTGGTCACGATGGTGGTCTCGAAGTCGCAGCCGACACCGACGGTCCAGCCCGAGCAGGCCGTGATCCTGCGGCTCTGCCAGGCGCCGTTATCCGTGGCAGAGATCTCCGCCTACCTCAGCCTGCCCTTCAGCGTGGTGACCTCGCTCCTCACCGAACTCCTCGCCACCGAACTGATCGAATCGCGCGCCCCGATCGTCCGCGCAACCCTCCCGGACAGGTCCCTCCTCGAAGCGGTGATGCATGGACTTCAGAAACTCTGA